A single genomic interval of uncultured Pseudodesulfovibrio sp. harbors:
- a CDS encoding serine/threonine-protein kinase — MTNSDTPPEKELGGYRLGKVLGRGAMGVVYRGMDASSGQEVAIKTLRPDLLSSDERDTLLQRFLHEANISKSLRHENIIHVIDSGQEGEDVFMAMELVLGKELKELLASGSSIDLDRAEALFARLLSALSYSHKQGIIHRDIKPANILLVGSDGVKVMDFGIARIESSEMTQAGAMLGTPSYMSPEQVIGEKVDRRTDIYSTGVILYQLLTGRKPFQGSLTQVMQQVLNNVPPAPSAVNVRVSRAFDSVVARSMAKERDGRFQDAGEFSAALAEAFSYAREEEEANEATVLMDTDATMLDDGTMLADMNGPETISRLGKEIRELLQTGLDDTFSDSTVHNCQALLNEYVESAVEASGGSLPPADPRLAAVLERDCSVFADTVLPSLKELIISGAPLPGKQPSLDDRSDWMGCIDMFMTLVRTLENLGRPGNGATLGMAVRSELLNASMMYTGQINAMLFSPDHLELVKIAADFMRLDILEWGLEVLGGNMEMQQIANQINMLSGQVLKRVSAAIRDFIESRDALARFDVASLLYQIEELIVIGERTLETQDDAGYQKTLGRDIVIEFIDATRLLVNVSAEELMKAASDTESNGAEFAAKLRQLGGLFLFTTRLDDEVCREQLIELSKAIRDAVEALVPIVETGLNTTDDDAASLRQDQLTAIWELAESLGWSNLSGRLLSHVRDGMLHQSDE, encoded by the coding sequence TTGACCAATTCCGATACACCCCCTGAAAAAGAGCTGGGCGGCTACCGTCTCGGCAAGGTCCTTGGACGCGGTGCCATGGGCGTCGTATACAGGGGAATGGACGCCAGCTCCGGTCAGGAAGTCGCCATCAAGACACTGCGCCCGGACCTGTTGTCATCCGATGAGCGGGACACCCTGCTCCAGCGGTTCCTGCACGAAGCGAATATCTCAAAGAGCCTCAGGCATGAAAACATCATCCATGTCATTGATTCCGGGCAGGAAGGCGAAGACGTCTTCATGGCAATGGAGCTGGTTCTCGGAAAAGAGCTCAAGGAACTGCTTGCGTCCGGTTCGTCCATTGATCTGGACAGGGCTGAGGCGTTATTCGCCAGACTCCTTTCCGCCCTGAGCTATTCCCATAAACAAGGCATCATTCACCGGGACATCAAACCGGCCAACATCCTGCTCGTCGGTTCAGACGGCGTAAAAGTCATGGACTTCGGCATCGCCCGTATCGAGTCGTCCGAAATGACACAGGCCGGGGCCATGCTCGGCACCCCTTCCTACATGTCCCCGGAACAGGTCATCGGCGAGAAAGTGGACCGCCGGACTGATATTTATTCGACAGGCGTGATTCTCTACCAACTGCTGACGGGCAGAAAGCCCTTCCAAGGTTCACTGACCCAAGTCATGCAGCAGGTGCTGAACAACGTGCCCCCCGCACCGTCCGCCGTGAACGTCCGCGTCTCAAGAGCATTCGATTCCGTCGTGGCCCGTTCCATGGCAAAGGAAAGGGACGGACGTTTTCAGGATGCGGGAGAATTTTCCGCGGCACTGGCCGAAGCCTTCTCCTATGCACGCGAGGAAGAGGAGGCCAACGAAGCGACCGTTCTGATGGACACCGATGCCACCATGCTCGACGACGGTACCATGCTCGCGGACATGAACGGTCCGGAAACCATTTCCAGACTCGGCAAGGAAATCCGGGAACTGCTCCAAACGGGACTGGACGACACCTTCTCCGACTCCACAGTACACAACTGTCAGGCTTTGCTGAATGAATATGTCGAATCCGCTGTCGAAGCCTCAGGCGGAAGCCTGCCGCCTGCCGATCCTCGATTGGCTGCGGTTCTGGAACGGGATTGCTCGGTTTTCGCCGATACCGTGCTGCCCAGCCTCAAGGAACTGATTATTTCAGGCGCTCCGTTACCAGGCAAGCAGCCCAGCCTTGATGACCGCTCGGACTGGATGGGCTGCATCGACATGTTCATGACCCTTGTCAGAACACTGGAAAACCTTGGCCGCCCCGGCAACGGCGCGACTCTCGGAATGGCCGTACGCAGCGAATTGCTCAACGCCTCCATGATGTACACTGGCCAGATCAATGCCATGCTTTTTTCCCCGGACCATCTTGAACTCGTCAAGATCGCGGCAGACTTCATGCGGCTTGATATTCTGGAATGGGGCTTGGAAGTCCTTGGCGGCAACATGGAAATGCAGCAGATCGCCAATCAGATCAACATGCTTTCCGGGCAGGTCCTGAAACGTGTTTCCGCCGCCATACGTGATTTCATAGAAAGCAGGGACGCACTGGCCCGATTCGACGTGGCCAGCCTGCTCTACCAGATCGAGGAATTGATCGTCATCGGGGAACGCACTCTGGAAACCCAGGATGACGCGGGATACCAGAAAACACTGGGACGAGACATCGTCATCGAATTCATCGACGCCACACGGCTGCTGGTAAACGTCAGCGCAGAAGAGCTCATGAAGGCCGCGTCGGACACCGAAAGCAATGGAGCCGAGTTCGCTGCCAAACTTCGACAACTGGGCGGTCTTTTTCTCTTCACCACCCGACTTGACGACGAGGTGTGCCGGGAACAGCTCATCGAACTGTCCAAAGCCATCCGCGATGCGGTTGAAGCACTTGTCCCGATCGTGGAGACCGGCCTGAATACGACAGACGATGACGCGGCTTCACTGCGGCAGGATCAACTCACCGCCATATGGGAACTGGCCGAATCACTGGGCTGGAGCAATCTGAGCGGACGACTCCTTTCCCATGTCCGGGACGGCATGCTGCATCAATCAGACGAGTAG